In Aquiflexum balticum DSM 16537, a single genomic region encodes these proteins:
- a CDS encoding IS91 family transposase encodes MDAVNKRNGGAELSTVLDSQKEVFLSQKHLCPDQRKAFNDILHCRTSQMGSHSLCCDSCGTVKVCYNSCRNRHCPKCQYIKQQLWVEKLKCRLLPVRYFHAVFTVPEFLNPLFYINQRFCYNLLFECSAKAVKKTALNPAFLGVESGCLSVLHTWGQSLNYHPHIHMLVPAGGLDSDGMQWLYAGKKFFVPVKALSAVFRGLFMERLLGALEDNLLRIPGGQKELFADINSLKRESYAKMWNVYIKKTFRGAGQVVSYLGRYTHRVAISNSRILDTDGETVKFRWKDYRDNKTKTMLLACSEFVRRFMQHVLPTGFYKIRYYGILASANSNTKMNECFRLLNITREVSFYHGLSTYEVMEEIFGEEMFRCSCCKNGRMVFATPEGKANGP; translated from the coding sequence ATGGATGCTGTCAACAAGAGGAATGGTGGGGCCGAACTCTCAACAGTCCTGGATTCCCAAAAGGAGGTCTTCCTGTCGCAGAAGCATCTGTGCCCTGATCAGAGAAAGGCCTTTAACGACATCCTCCATTGCCGGACATCACAAATGGGCTCACACAGTCTCTGTTGTGACTCCTGCGGTACGGTCAAAGTCTGCTATAACAGCTGCAGGAACCGTCACTGTCCGAAGTGCCAGTACATCAAGCAGCAGTTGTGGGTGGAAAAGCTAAAGTGCAGGCTTCTGCCTGTCAGGTACTTTCACGCCGTGTTTACGGTTCCTGAGTTTCTCAATCCATTGTTCTACATCAACCAGAGGTTCTGTTACAACCTGCTCTTTGAATGTTCCGCAAAAGCAGTAAAGAAGACTGCCCTGAACCCGGCATTTCTGGGAGTCGAAAGCGGCTGTCTGTCGGTACTCCACACTTGGGGCCAATCCCTGAACTACCACCCCCACATCCATATGCTGGTTCCTGCAGGAGGCCTTGACAGTGACGGGATGCAGTGGCTGTATGCCGGCAAAAAGTTCTTCGTTCCGGTAAAGGCCCTTTCGGCTGTGTTCCGGGGACTGTTCATGGAAAGGCTTCTGGGAGCACTGGAGGATAACCTTCTCAGGATACCCGGAGGTCAAAAAGAGCTGTTTGCCGATATCAATAGTCTGAAAAGGGAATCTTACGCAAAGATGTGGAATGTCTATATCAAGAAGACCTTCAGGGGGGCGGGCCAGGTGGTCAGCTACCTTGGCAGGTACACCCACAGGGTAGCGATCAGCAACAGCCGTATTCTGGATACAGATGGTGAAACCGTAAAATTCAGGTGGAAGGATTACAGGGACAACAAAACCAAAACCATGTTGCTTGCCTGTTCCGAGTTTGTCAGAAGATTTATGCAACATGTACTGCCAACAGGCTTCTACAAAATCCGCTATTACGGCATCTTGGCCTCGGCCAACAGCAACACCAAAATGAATGAATGTTTCAGGCTGTTGAACATAACAAGGGAGGTGTCATTTTACCATGGGCTGAGCACCTACGAGGTGATGGAGGAGATTTTCGGAGAAGAGATGTTCAGGTGTAGCTGCTGCAAGAACGGAAGGATGGTCTTTGCCACGCCCGAAGGAAAAGCAAATGGTCCCTGA
- a CDS encoding tyrosine-type recombinase/integrase: MYEEMSYRHYSPRSIKTYLSLVSVVSAHFGKSPDLISIPELKDYLFKRISLDGLSVSSINQTISAFKILFKDVLERDWDTIRIKRPRRPKLLPVVFSKEEVSLILKSIRNRKHYCLIALTYASGLRLGEVISLKPGDIDSDRMQLKVRGGKGYKDRYTLLPHKLLVQLRDYFKSYRPVTYLFEGQVPGKPYSEKSAQSVLKKAMECAGITKHASFHTLRHSFATHLLEQGTNVRIIQELLGHRSLKTTTVYLHICNLDPALIKSPLDEL; this comes from the coding sequence ATGTATGAGGAGATGTCCTACAGACATTATTCTCCCAGAAGCATCAAGACCTATCTTAGCCTGGTATCTGTAGTATCAGCTCATTTTGGAAAAAGTCCGGATCTGATCAGTATCCCCGAATTAAAGGACTACCTTTTTAAAAGGATCAGTTTGGACGGACTTTCGGTATCAAGCATCAACCAGACAATCAGTGCCTTTAAAATACTTTTCAAAGACGTGCTTGAAAGAGATTGGGATACTATCAGGATCAAACGGCCAAGACGTCCCAAGCTGCTTCCGGTTGTATTCTCAAAGGAAGAAGTGTCGCTTATCCTTAAGAGTATCAGGAACAGAAAGCACTATTGCCTGATAGCCCTTACCTACGCCTCGGGGCTCAGGCTTGGTGAGGTGATCAGTCTCAAGCCCGGCGATATAGACAGTGACAGGATGCAGCTTAAAGTGAGGGGAGGCAAGGGATACAAGGACAGGTATACCCTTCTGCCCCATAAGTTACTGGTACAGCTTCGGGATTACTTCAAAAGCTACCGTCCGGTTACTTATCTCTTTGAAGGGCAGGTGCCGGGAAAGCCATACAGCGAAAAAAGCGCACAGTCTGTTCTGAAAAAGGCCATGGAATGTGCCGGAATAACAAAGCATGCCTCTTTCCATACCCTGCGGCATTCCTTCGCCACGCACCTGCTCGAGCAGGGGACCAATGTCAGGATAATCCAGGAACTCCTGGGACACAGATCCCTTAAGACCACTACGGTCTACCTGCATATCTGCAATCTGGATCCGGCCCTGATCAAAAGTCCCCTGGATGAGCTTTGA
- a CDS encoding IS91 family transposase: MDAVNKRNGGAELSTVLDSQKEVFLSQKHLCPDQRKAFNDILHCRTSQMGSHSLCCDSCGTVKVCYNSCRNRHCPKCQYIKQQLWVEKLKCRLLPVRYFHAVFTVPEFLNPLFYINQRFCYNLLFECSAKAVKKTALNPAFLGVESGCLSVLHTWGQSLNYHPHIHMLVPAGGLDSDGMQWLYAGKKFFVPVKALSAVFRGLFMERLLGALEDNLLRIPEGQKELFADINSLKRESYAKMWNVYIKKTFRGAGQVVSYLGRYTHRVAISNSRILDTDGETVKFRWKDYRDNKTKTMLLACSEFVRRFMQHVLPTGFYKIRYYGILASANSNTKMNECFRLLNITREVSFYHGLSTYEVMEEIFGEEMFRCSCCKNGRMVFATPEGKANGP; encoded by the coding sequence ATGGATGCTGTCAACAAGAGGAATGGTGGGGCCGAACTCTCAACAGTCCTGGATTCCCAAAAGGAGGTCTTCCTGTCGCAGAAGCATCTGTGCCCTGATCAGAGAAAGGCCTTTAACGACATCCTCCATTGCCGGACATCACAAATGGGCTCACACAGTCTCTGTTGTGACTCCTGCGGTACGGTCAAAGTCTGCTATAACAGCTGCAGGAACCGTCACTGTCCGAAGTGCCAGTACATCAAGCAGCAGTTGTGGGTGGAAAAGCTAAAGTGCAGGCTTCTGCCTGTCAGGTACTTTCACGCCGTGTTTACGGTTCCTGAGTTTCTCAATCCATTGTTCTACATCAACCAGAGGTTCTGTTACAACCTGCTCTTTGAATGTTCCGCAAAAGCAGTAAAGAAGACTGCCCTGAACCCGGCATTTCTGGGAGTCGAAAGCGGCTGTCTGTCGGTACTCCACACTTGGGGCCAATCCCTGAACTACCACCCCCACATCCATATGCTGGTTCCTGCAGGAGGGCTTGACAGTGACGGGATGCAGTGGCTGTATGCCGGCAAAAAGTTCTTCGTTCCGGTAAAGGCCCTTTCGGCTGTGTTCCGGGGACTGTTCATGGAAAGGCTTCTGGGAGCACTGGAGGATAACCTTCTCAGGATACCCGAAGGTCAAAAAGAGCTGTTTGCCGATATCAATAGTCTGAAAAGGGAATCTTACGCAAAGATGTGGAATGTCTATATCAAGAAGACCTTCAGGGGGGCGGGCCAGGTGGTCAGCTACCTTGGCAGGTACACCCACAGGGTAGCGATCAGCAACAGCCGTATTCTGGATACAGATGGTGAAACCGTAAAATTCAGGTGGAAGGATTACAGGGACAACAAAACCAAAACCATGTTGCTTGCCTGTTCCGAGTTTGTCAGAAGATTTATGCAACATGTACTGCCAACAGGCTTCTACAAAATCCGCTATTACGGCATCTTGGCCTCGGCCAACAGCAACACCAAAATGAATGAATGTTTCAGGCTGTTGAACATAACAAGGGAGGTGTCATTTTACCATGGGCTGAGCACCTACGAGGTGATGGAGGAGATTTTCGGAGAAGAGATGTTCAGGTGTAGCTGCTGCAAGAACGGAAGGATGGTCTTTGCCACGCCCGAAGGAAAAGCAAATGGTCCCTGA
- a CDS encoding dihydrofolate reductase family protein produces MNKKNSVFIATSIDGYIADKNGGIDWLHSIPNPDNDDIGYLKFSNGIDALVMGRTTFETVLGFEVDWPYNKPVFVLSNKLKKIPFSHQDKAYLVKGTLTEILDQIHEKGYKKLYIDGGTTIRNFLKEDLIDEMILTTIPVLLGGGSSLFTELPNELKFELIGTKTFLNQITQNHYKRKK; encoded by the coding sequence ATGAATAAAAAGAATAGCGTATTTATCGCAACAAGTATTGATGGCTATATCGCAGACAAAAATGGTGGAATTGATTGGCTGCACTCCATTCCAAATCCTGACAATGATGATATTGGATACTTGAAATTCTCTAATGGAATTGATGCCCTGGTAATGGGACGCACAACATTTGAAACTGTACTCGGATTTGAGGTCGATTGGCCATATAACAAACCTGTTTTCGTATTGAGTAATAAATTAAAAAAAATACCTTTTTCTCATCAAGACAAAGCCTATCTGGTCAAAGGGACATTGACAGAAATTTTAGACCAAATTCACGAAAAAGGATATAAGAAATTATACATTGACGGTGGTACAACCATCAGGAACTTTCTAAAAGAGGACTTAATAGATGAAATGATCCTTACAACAATTCCTGTCTTATTAGGAGGAGGATCTTCCTTATTTACGGAATTACCAAACGAACTGAAATTTGAGCTTATTGGAACAAAAACTTTTCTGAATCAAATAACACAGAATCATTACAAAAGGAAAAAATGA
- a CDS encoding addiction module antidote protein has protein sequence METSKFDIADYLDSKEMIAEYLNSVLEEGDNDDVVVALGHIAKAIGMSKIAEETGMSRPSLYKALSAGSKPQFETIMKVLKAVGGQLRINPLST, from the coding sequence ATGGAAACGTCAAAATTTGATATTGCGGATTATTTGGACAGCAAAGAAATGATTGCTGAATATTTGAATTCAGTTTTGGAGGAAGGAGATAATGATGATGTAGTTGTTGCGCTTGGGCACATTGCAAAAGCAATTGGGATGTCCAAAATAGCGGAAGAAACTGGGATGAGTAGGCCAAGTTTGTATAAAGCCCTATCAGCAGGATCAAAGCCCCAATTTGAAACAATTATGAAAGTATTAAAAGCTGTTGGTGGTCAATTAAGAATAAATCCTTTATCCACGTAA
- a CDS encoding type II toxin-antitoxin system RelE/ParE family toxin, with protein sequence MRIDYAKGYRIYFKEREGKIIILLVGGEKSTQQKDIEKAKEIWERIKK encoded by the coding sequence TTGAGGATAGACTATGCTAAAGGATATAGAATCTACTTCAAGGAAAGAGAAGGCAAAATCATTATTCTTCTTGTAGGGGGAGAAAAATCAACCCAACAAAAGGATATTGAAAAAGCAAAAGAAATTTGGGAAAGGATAAAAAAATAA
- a CDS encoding response regulator: MSKKVFLIDDDCVLRLIVERMMRSIDSSLVFIPCENGRVGLEKLNDHFEPAAECIILLDLNMPILDGWGFLEEMQASEWSDYPNITLYILSSSTDKSDLERSRKYSIVKKFYHKPLSNHDFNKILDAE; this comes from the coding sequence ATGAGTAAAAAAGTATTTTTGATTGATGATGATTGCGTCCTTCGCTTGATTGTTGAGAGGATGATGCGTAGCATTGATAGTTCTTTGGTTTTTATCCCCTGTGAAAATGGCAGAGTTGGCCTGGAGAAATTGAATGACCATTTTGAGCCTGCTGCCGAATGTATTATCCTGTTGGATCTGAATATGCCCATATTAGATGGTTGGGGGTTTTTGGAAGAAATGCAGGCAAGCGAATGGAGCGATTACCCAAATATTACCTTATATATTTTGTCCTCTTCCACAGACAAGAGTGATTTAGAAAGGTCGAGAAAATATTCTATTGTCAAAAAATTTTATCACAAGCCTTTGAGCAACCATGACTTTAATAAAATCTTGGATGCTGAATAG
- a CDS encoding PAS domain S-box protein: protein MKKSIDYSGLFYHNKHPSWIYDLKNFQIVEVNQSALDLFGYSREEFLTLTLNNLTPEKEFPAFLKATAAVDKTEGNFHFGVFTHQKKNGELLLLEVDGYKLKFDDLDSVLLTCQDLTQHEKQLGLLKEKSKQLEAISCLGKIGYWRLELDGNTLSWTDEVFKIWGRNKSDFELNFENFEETIHPEDLEAFRAALNAAFAGKEALDFEHRINLPDGSIHWVRQKGGLLKNNEGKPYAFECAVQDITHKKETESRLLEITAELQESEKRFRVVQEMSPDGFTILKPVRNKKGAIVDFEWIYENKAIAKINHTDPDEVIGKRLLEMFPSHHDSDVFKAYIAVADIGKTKILEDVYVGEIVSIKTWLRLVIVSIGNDEIAILSEDITVRKMAEDSLQKSEANFRSIFEIASLGIAQVDPSNGRIILINSFYESITGYNAEELRNMSFLELTHPEDRGKDWEIFSKAARGEAEYRNEKRYIKKDGTIIWVRIHLAFIRDENGKPIKTVAICEDITERKEAEFRLRDLADNLPGVVFQYLLFPDGTDALRSVSKGAYQIWGYSPEEVERDINLVWNQTKSGGEFERVKKDVMDAVKTKSKWLSRYKSILPNGDVRIFLGMGSPNFLADGTVLFNSFVLDITQQAKNEELLSEATQMARIGSWEVNFANNKILWSDMTHELHETDPCTFIPDLENTLAFYREDFRDMVRYCVQECQKTGKPFDFEAVIVTAKNNERWVRAIGRAEMIGGHCRRIIGSFQDINAYKAIEIELAQSIRMLQDYQYAVDQSASFTITDAEGVIVEVNDNFCELSQYSREELIGTTHRYINSNYHSDEFFDAIWKTIKSGKIWRGEVRNQKKDGSYFWVDTTIVPFFDENNHPFKFLALRIDITAKKMAEAQIKEAYEKLKNIAWTQSHIVRAPLARILGIVNLIETQKDSLDDLMYWLNQLKTSSDEMDEIVRKIIEDAQFIQHNKPK, encoded by the coding sequence TTGAAGAAATCAATCGATTATAGCGGCTTATTTTACCACAACAAACATCCCTCTTGGATTTATGATCTGAAAAATTTTCAAATTGTTGAGGTCAATCAATCTGCTTTGGATCTTTTTGGTTATTCAAGAGAAGAATTCCTTACGCTTACTTTAAATAATCTTACTCCCGAAAAAGAATTTCCTGCATTTCTGAAAGCTACTGCAGCTGTAGACAAAACTGAGGGAAATTTTCACTTTGGGGTATTTACCCATCAAAAAAAGAACGGTGAACTTCTTCTACTGGAAGTTGATGGCTATAAATTGAAATTTGATGACCTTGATAGCGTGCTGTTAACCTGTCAGGACCTAACCCAACATGAAAAGCAATTGGGTTTGTTGAAAGAAAAAAGCAAGCAGCTTGAAGCCATTTCATGTCTTGGGAAAATCGGTTATTGGAGGTTGGAATTAGATGGTAATACCCTGTCATGGACAGATGAGGTTTTCAAAATCTGGGGCAGAAACAAGTCAGATTTTGAGTTGAATTTTGAAAATTTTGAAGAAACAATACACCCTGAAGACCTGGAAGCCTTTCGTGCAGCCCTGAATGCTGCATTTGCAGGAAAGGAAGCACTTGATTTTGAACATAGAATTAACTTACCGGATGGCAGTATTCATTGGGTAAGGCAAAAGGGTGGTTTGCTCAAAAATAATGAAGGCAAACCCTATGCTTTCGAATGTGCTGTACAGGACATCACCCACAAAAAGGAAACAGAATCCCGTTTATTGGAGATCACCGCGGAGCTCCAAGAGAGCGAAAAGCGTTTTAGAGTCGTTCAGGAAATGTCGCCGGACGGCTTTACCATTTTGAAGCCTGTGCGAAACAAAAAAGGTGCTATTGTTGATTTTGAATGGATTTATGAAAACAAGGCGATTGCAAAGATCAATCATACAGATCCGGATGAAGTAATAGGAAAGAGGCTGCTTGAAATGTTTCCTTCTCACCATGATTCGGATGTTTTTAAAGCCTATATAGCCGTAGCGGACATTGGTAAAACCAAGATTTTAGAAGATGTATATGTGGGTGAAATTGTTTCTATAAAGACCTGGCTTCGTCTTGTAATTGTCTCGATCGGTAATGATGAAATTGCCATACTTTCTGAAGACATTACAGTGCGGAAAATGGCTGAAGATTCCTTACAGAAGAGTGAAGCCAATTTCAGATCCATATTTGAGATCGCTTCTCTGGGAATCGCCCAAGTGGATCCGTCAAATGGACGAATTATTTTGATCAATTCCTTTTATGAATCCATTACGGGTTATAATGCCGAGGAACTTCGGAATATGTCATTTTTAGAGCTGACTCACCCTGAAGACAGGGGTAAAGATTGGGAAATATTCAGTAAAGCTGCACGGGGCGAAGCGGAATATAGAAACGAAAAGCGCTATATAAAGAAAGACGGCACCATTATCTGGGTGCGGATTCATCTTGCATTTATCAGGGACGAGAATGGCAAGCCTATAAAAACAGTAGCCATTTGTGAAGATATTACAGAACGCAAAGAGGCAGAGTTTCGCCTGAGGGACCTGGCAGATAATTTACCCGGAGTGGTTTTTCAATACCTCCTGTTTCCGGACGGAACTGATGCCCTGCGCTCTGTAAGCAAAGGTGCCTATCAAATTTGGGGTTACAGCCCTGAGGAAGTAGAACGGGACATCAACCTGGTCTGGAATCAGACCAAATCAGGCGGTGAATTTGAGCGGGTAAAAAAGGATGTCATGGATGCAGTAAAAACCAAATCAAAATGGCTATCCCGATATAAAAGTATTTTGCCAAACGGTGATGTGCGCATTTTTCTGGGCATGGGTTCGCCCAATTTCCTGGCAGATGGCACGGTACTCTTCAACTCTTTTGTTTTGGATATCACTCAGCAAGCAAAAAATGAGGAGCTGCTCTCCGAAGCAACTCAAATGGCAAGGATAGGCAGTTGGGAGGTGAATTTTGCAAATAATAAAATTCTGTGGTCAGACATGACACACGAACTTCACGAAACAGATCCATGCACTTTTATTCCTGATTTGGAGAATACTCTTGCATTCTATCGGGAAGATTTTCGGGATATGGTAAGATACTGCGTTCAGGAATGCCAGAAAACAGGTAAACCTTTCGATTTTGAGGCTGTGATCGTTACCGCTAAAAATAACGAAAGATGGGTGCGGGCCATTGGAAGGGCAGAAATGATAGGCGGACATTGCAGGCGCATTATTGGCAGCTTTCAGGATATCAATGCCTATAAAGCCATTGAAATAGAATTGGCGCAAAGTATAAGGATGCTCCAGGATTATCAATATGCCGTAGACCAATCTGCAAGTTTTACCATTACGGATGCTGAAGGTGTTATTGTAGAAGTCAACGACAATTTCTGTGAACTTTCCCAATATTCCCGTGAAGAGTTGATAGGTACAACCCACCGGTATATAAATTCCAATTATCATTCAGATGAGTTTTTTGATGCTATTTGGAAGACCATCAAATCCGGCAAGATATGGCGGGGTGAAGTGCGGAATCAAAAAAAAGACGGATCTTATTTTTGGGTAGACACCACTATCGTTCCTTTTTTCGATGAAAATAATCATCCGTTTAAATTTCTGGCCTTACGCATAGACATTACGGCGAAAAAAATGGCCGAGGCTCAAATAAAAGAAGCCTATGAAAAGCTCAAAAACATAGCCTGGACCCAATCCCATATTGTCAGGGCACCTTTGGCAAGGATTTTGGGGATCGTCAATTTAATTGAAACCCAGAAAGACAGTCTTGACGACTTAATGTATTGGCTCAATCAATTGAAAACTTCATCCGATGAAATGGATGAAATTGTAAGAAAAATCATTGAGGACGCCCAATTCATCCAACATAATAAACCCAAATGA